One part of the Nocardioides zeae genome encodes these proteins:
- a CDS encoding AtuA-related protein, producing the protein MSTTTVPLGRVASARSGDKGADANIGLWTDDERVFEVLREQVTPARVEAHFRALCRGGVERHELPNLKALNFLLHDALDGGGAASLRTDAQGKTLSLGLLQMTVEVPTELLG; encoded by the coding sequence ATGAGCACGACGACCGTTCCGCTGGGCCGGGTGGCCTCGGCCCGCTCGGGAGACAAGGGCGCCGACGCCAACATCGGGCTCTGGACCGACGACGAGCGCGTCTTCGAGGTGCTGCGGGAGCAGGTGACCCCCGCGCGGGTGGAGGCGCACTTCCGCGCGCTCTGCCGCGGCGGGGTCGAGCGCCACGAGCTGCCCAACCTGAAGGCGCTGAACTTCCTGCTCCACGACGCCCTCGACGGCGGGGGCGCGGCGTCGCTGCGCACCGACGCGCAGGGGAAGACGCTGTCGCTCGGCCTGCTGCAGATGACCGTCGAGGTGCCCACCGAGCTGCTGGGATGA
- a CDS encoding enoyl-CoA hydratase/isomerase family protein produces MSATGTEADTDTEAVLYEVVDGAAWITINRPEARNALNLAVRTGLKELLLRAEADDAVQVVVLTGAGDKAFCAGGDLKEMASTRLTIPPPDFVPQPGRTVEVTKPVIAAVNGGAFGGGFLLAQSADLVVAADTATFAVSEAKVGRGSPWAAPLPWLVPPRAAMEILLTGDRVDARRAHEIGLVNRVVPAAELRAATSALVATIVANAPLSVRAAKRMVYAVAEHGRTPAFEVAEEIWAPVYLSEDAQEGPRAFAEKRRPRWQGR; encoded by the coding sequence ATGAGCGCCACCGGCACGGAAGCCGACACCGACACCGAGGCGGTCCTCTACGAGGTCGTCGACGGCGCCGCCTGGATCACGATCAACCGGCCCGAGGCGCGCAACGCGCTCAACCTGGCGGTGCGGACGGGCCTCAAGGAGCTGCTGCTGCGGGCGGAGGCCGACGACGCCGTGCAGGTGGTCGTGCTCACCGGAGCCGGCGACAAGGCGTTCTGCGCGGGCGGGGACCTCAAGGAGATGGCGAGCACGCGTCTCACGATCCCGCCGCCGGACTTCGTGCCGCAGCCGGGTCGCACCGTGGAGGTCACCAAGCCGGTCATCGCCGCCGTGAACGGGGGCGCGTTCGGCGGCGGCTTCCTCCTCGCCCAGTCGGCCGACCTCGTCGTCGCGGCGGACACCGCGACGTTCGCGGTCTCGGAGGCCAAGGTGGGGCGGGGATCGCCGTGGGCGGCCCCGCTGCCCTGGCTGGTGCCGCCGCGCGCCGCGATGGAGATCCTCCTCACCGGCGACCGGGTGGACGCCCGGCGCGCCCACGAGATCGGCCTCGTCAACCGCGTGGTCCCCGCGGCCGAGCTGCGCGCGGCCACCAGCGCCCTCGTGGCCACGATCGTCGCGAACGCACCGCTGTCGGTGCGGGCGGCCAAGCGCATGGTCTACGCGGTCGCGGAGCACGGGCGCACGCCCGCGTTCGAGGTGGCCGAGGAGATCTGGGCTCCCGTCTACCTGAGCGAGGACGCGCAGGAGGGGCCGCGCGCCTTCGCGGAGAAGCGCCGTCCCCGCTGGCAGGGGCGATGA
- a CDS encoding MaoC family dehydratase, which yields MRPPAAPAVTAEAVGDDLPDLAVTVRAEAMKPTALLLRDPNPIHLDPAVVRGLGLGDRVINQGPLNVGYLWEMLARWTGDAGLVRSLDVRFTSNAFAGEVLVAGGVIEDVADPADGDRIATCAVWLCAEDGRDVVRGTARVVLPPRPTTPDDGGDPR from the coding sequence GTGAGGCCCCCCGCCGCCCCTGCCGTCACCGCCGAGGCGGTGGGCGACGACCTCCCCGACCTGGCCGTGACCGTCCGGGCCGAGGCGATGAAGCCGACGGCGCTCCTGCTGCGCGACCCGAACCCGATCCACCTCGACCCCGCGGTGGTCCGGGGCCTCGGCCTCGGCGACCGCGTCATCAACCAGGGTCCGCTCAACGTGGGCTACCTGTGGGAGATGCTGGCGCGCTGGACCGGTGACGCCGGGCTCGTGCGCAGCCTCGACGTCCGGTTCACCAGCAACGCCTTCGCCGGCGAGGTGCTCGTGGCGGGCGGCGTCATCGAGGACGTGGCGGATCCGGCGGACGGCGACCGCATCGCCACCTGCGCGGTGTGGTTGTGCGCCGAGGACGGTCGCGACGTCGTCCGCGGCACCGCGCGCGTCGTGCTCCCGCCCCGCCCGACGACACCTGACGACGGAGGAGACCCCCGGTGA
- a CDS encoding acyl-CoA carboxylase subunit beta, whose product MKVLTSTFDLGSDVAVANREGNLERIAELDRQLDLAIAGGGERYVARHRERGRLLARERIELLVDRDAPFLELGNVAAWGTEFPVGASCVTGIGVVSGVECMIVAHDPTVRGGASNPYTWKKVLRAMQVARENRLPTISLVESGGGDLQRQAELFVPAGRLFHELTALSAAGVPTIALVFGNSTAGGAYVPGMCDYAVMVQNQAKVFLGGPPLVKMATGEDADDESLGGGDMHARTSGLADYLAADEEECIAIGRDIVEHLNWRKHGTPAAAEVDAPVHDPEDLLAIASVDLKVPFDPREVIARVVDGSRFEEYKPLYGTALVTGWATVHGYPVGILANARGVLFNEEAKKGAEFILLCNQTDTPLIFLQNTTGFMVGTQYEQNGMIKDGSKMINAVTNSKVPHITINLAASYGAGNYGMSGRSYDPRLLFTWPSSKTAIMGPEQLAGVMSIVARQAAENAGRPFDEEADAERRAALEERIEAESLALYMSGQCYDDGVIDPRDTRDVLGMALSMCHNNEVTGTRGFAVFRM is encoded by the coding sequence ATGAAGGTCCTCACCTCCACCTTCGACCTCGGCTCGGACGTCGCCGTCGCGAACCGCGAGGGCAACCTGGAGCGGATCGCGGAGCTCGACCGGCAGCTCGACCTCGCCATCGCGGGAGGCGGGGAGCGGTACGTCGCCCGCCACCGCGAGCGTGGTCGGCTGCTCGCCCGCGAGCGCATCGAGCTGCTCGTCGACCGTGACGCACCGTTCCTCGAGCTCGGCAACGTCGCCGCCTGGGGGACCGAGTTCCCCGTCGGGGCGAGCTGCGTGACGGGCATCGGCGTCGTGAGCGGCGTCGAGTGCATGATCGTCGCCCACGACCCGACCGTGCGGGGCGGCGCCTCGAACCCCTACACGTGGAAGAAGGTGCTCCGGGCCATGCAGGTCGCCCGCGAGAACCGGCTCCCCACCATCAGCCTCGTCGAGTCCGGCGGCGGCGACCTGCAGCGGCAGGCCGAGCTGTTCGTGCCCGCGGGCAGGCTCTTCCACGAGCTGACCGCGCTCTCGGCGGCCGGTGTCCCGACCATCGCGCTCGTGTTCGGCAACTCGACGGCGGGCGGCGCCTACGTGCCGGGCATGTGCGACTACGCCGTGATGGTGCAGAACCAGGCGAAGGTGTTCCTCGGCGGTCCGCCGCTGGTCAAGATGGCGACCGGCGAGGACGCCGACGACGAGAGCCTCGGCGGCGGCGACATGCACGCACGCACCTCCGGCCTGGCGGACTACCTGGCCGCCGACGAGGAGGAGTGCATCGCGATCGGCCGCGACATCGTCGAGCACCTCAACTGGCGCAAGCACGGCACGCCCGCCGCCGCGGAGGTCGACGCACCCGTGCACGACCCCGAGGACCTGCTCGCCATCGCCTCGGTCGACCTGAAGGTGCCCTTCGACCCGCGCGAGGTGATCGCCCGGGTCGTCGACGGCTCGCGCTTCGAGGAGTACAAGCCGCTCTACGGCACGGCCCTCGTCACCGGCTGGGCGACGGTCCACGGCTACCCGGTGGGCATCCTCGCCAACGCGCGCGGCGTGCTGTTCAACGAGGAGGCCAAGAAGGGCGCGGAGTTCATCCTGCTCTGCAACCAGACGGACACCCCGTTGATCTTCCTGCAGAACACGACGGGCTTCATGGTCGGCACGCAGTACGAGCAGAACGGCATGATCAAGGACGGCTCGAAGATGATCAACGCCGTCACGAACTCGAAGGTCCCGCACATCACGATCAACCTGGCGGCCTCGTACGGCGCCGGCAACTACGGCATGTCGGGCCGCTCCTACGACCCCCGTCTGCTCTTCACCTGGCCGAGCTCGAAGACGGCGATCATGGGGCCCGAGCAGCTCGCCGGCGTCATGTCGATCGTCGCCCGCCAGGCCGCGGAGAACGCCGGCCGGCCCTTCGACGAGGAGGCCGACGCGGAGCGTCGCGCGGCGCTCGAGGAGCGCATCGAGGCCGAGTCGCTCGCCCTCTACATGAGCGGCCAGTGCTACGACGACGGCGTCATCGACCCCCGGGACACCCGTGACGTGCTCGGGATGGCCCTGTCGATGTGCCACAACAACGAGGTGACCGGGACCCGTGGGTTCGCGGTCTTCCGGATGTGA
- a CDS encoding acyclic terpene utilization AtuA family protein translates to MTRNVVRVGNGQGFWGDSARGPLQLVQGGGIDYLTMDFLAEVTMSIMQKLRSRNPQAGYATDFVAQLERILPHCKEHGIKVIANAGGVNPEACAAAVDDVVRRLGLDVVVATVGGDDVMADLPRLLESGHGLTNMTTGAPLADELDRVQSANVYLGAFPIAEALAAGADVVITGRVTDPSLTLAPLIHEFGWTEDDHDLLAAGTVAGHILECGTQCTGGNYDRWESVPDLAGIGYPLVEVAADGTFVVTKKAGTGGLVDVGTVTAQLLYELGEPERYLTPDVVADFTSIRLEQDGPDRVRVHGVRGSAPTDTYKVSISTLDGWRTTAQLTVGGPDAAAKARLTAEILLARLAEEGVVFPAEDCLVEVVGTNVLYADMLPEPATAPSEVVLRVSVRSTDKAAVNRLGAELASLLTSGPPGLTGFAGGRPKASEIVGFWPALIEKSAVEARVQVKEVVA, encoded by the coding sequence ATGACACGCAACGTGGTGAGGGTCGGCAACGGCCAAGGTTTCTGGGGCGACTCCGCCCGCGGTCCGCTGCAGCTGGTGCAGGGCGGGGGCATCGACTACCTGACGATGGACTTCCTCGCCGAGGTGACGATGAGCATCATGCAGAAGCTCCGCTCGCGGAACCCGCAGGCGGGCTACGCGACCGACTTCGTCGCCCAGCTCGAGCGGATCCTGCCCCACTGCAAGGAGCACGGGATCAAGGTCATCGCCAACGCCGGCGGGGTCAACCCGGAGGCGTGCGCGGCGGCCGTCGACGACGTGGTGCGCCGGTTGGGGCTCGACGTCGTCGTCGCCACCGTCGGCGGGGACGACGTCATGGCGGACCTGCCGCGCCTCCTCGAGAGCGGTCACGGACTGACCAACATGACGACCGGGGCCCCGCTCGCGGACGAGCTCGACCGGGTGCAGAGCGCGAACGTCTACCTCGGGGCGTTCCCGATCGCCGAGGCGCTCGCCGCCGGTGCCGACGTCGTCATCACCGGGCGGGTCACGGACCCGTCGCTCACGCTGGCGCCGCTCATCCACGAGTTCGGCTGGACCGAGGACGACCACGACCTCCTCGCAGCGGGCACGGTCGCCGGACACATCCTCGAGTGCGGCACGCAGTGCACGGGCGGCAACTACGACCGCTGGGAGTCGGTGCCCGACCTGGCCGGCATCGGCTACCCCCTCGTGGAGGTCGCCGCGGACGGGACGTTCGTCGTGACGAAGAAGGCCGGCACCGGCGGACTCGTCGACGTCGGCACGGTCACCGCCCAGCTGCTCTACGAGCTGGGGGAGCCCGAGCGCTACCTGACCCCCGACGTCGTCGCCGACTTCACCTCCATCCGCCTCGAGCAGGACGGCCCCGACCGGGTGCGGGTGCACGGGGTGCGCGGCAGCGCGCCCACCGACACCTACAAGGTGTCGATCAGCACCCTCGACGGGTGGCGCACGACGGCCCAGCTGACGGTCGGCGGACCGGATGCCGCGGCCAAGGCCCGCCTCACCGCCGAGATCCTGCTCGCCCGCCTCGCCGAGGAGGGCGTCGTCTTCCCGGCCGAGGACTGCCTCGTCGAGGTCGTCGGCACCAACGTGCTCTACGCGGACATGCTCCCCGAGCCGGCGACCGCCCCCTCCGAGGTCGTGCTGCGCGTCTCCGTGCGCTCGACCGACAAGGCGGCCGTCAACAGGCTCGGCGCCGAGCTGGCCTCGCTGCTCACCTCCGGCCCCCCGGGTCTCACGGGCTTCGCCGGAGGACGCCCCAAGGCGAGCGAGATCGTCGGCTTCTGGCCGGCCCTGATCGAGAAGTCGGCCGTCGAGGCCCGCGTGCAGGTGAAGGAGGTCGTGGCATGA
- a CDS encoding TIGR03617 family F420-dependent LLM class oxidoreductase: protein MKIDLYPGFGLELGTAASVARTAVEQGYDGLWALEAPREPFSPLAVAALAAPGLQLRTSVAVAFARNPMVTAGLAHELARVTGGGFVLGLGTQVRAHVERRFSETWSEPVQRMADYVAALRAIWACWNEGVPLEHVGSHYRHTLMTPMFDPGPSGVGAPPVHLAAVGPAMVAMATEVADGLVLHPLTSPRTYEERVAPAVGDRRRSGGFELTCPVLVATGTTDEEVDVARHAVRKQIAFYASTPAYRWVLDLYGEGERADRLRQMSREGRWDDMTALVTDELLDEFAVTARQEDVPAALEARWGAVLDRAGVYQPY, encoded by the coding sequence GTGAAGATCGACCTCTACCCGGGCTTCGGCCTGGAGCTGGGCACCGCTGCCTCGGTGGCGCGGACCGCCGTGGAGCAGGGCTATGACGGGCTGTGGGCGCTCGAGGCGCCGCGCGAGCCGTTCTCCCCGCTCGCCGTGGCGGCCCTGGCCGCTCCGGGCCTGCAGCTCCGCACCTCCGTGGCGGTCGCCTTCGCCCGCAACCCGATGGTGACCGCGGGACTGGCCCACGAGCTCGCCCGGGTCACGGGCGGGGGCTTCGTGCTGGGGCTCGGCACCCAGGTGCGCGCCCACGTCGAGCGGCGGTTCAGCGAGACGTGGTCGGAGCCCGTGCAACGGATGGCCGACTACGTCGCCGCCCTGCGCGCGATCTGGGCGTGCTGGAACGAGGGGGTCCCGCTCGAGCACGTCGGCAGCCACTACCGGCACACCCTGATGACCCCGATGTTCGACCCCGGTCCGTCGGGCGTCGGCGCACCGCCCGTGCACCTCGCGGCGGTCGGGCCGGCGATGGTCGCCATGGCCACGGAGGTCGCCGACGGCCTCGTGCTGCACCCGCTCACCTCGCCCCGGACCTACGAGGAGCGCGTGGCCCCCGCCGTCGGCGACCGCCGGCGCTCCGGCGGGTTCGAGCTCACGTGCCCGGTCCTCGTCGCGACGGGCACGACGGACGAGGAGGTCGACGTCGCGCGCCACGCCGTGCGCAAGCAGATCGCCTTCTACGCCTCGACCCCGGCGTACCGCTGGGTCCTCGACCTGTACGGCGAGGGCGAGCGCGCCGACCGCCTGCGGCAGATGTCGCGCGAGGGTCGCTGGGACGACATGACGGCCCTGGTGACCGACGAGCTCCTCGACGAGTTCGCCGTGACCGCGAGGCAGGAGGACGTGCCTGCCGCCCTCGAGGCGCGGTGGGGCGCGGTCCTCGACCGCGCCGGCGTCTACCAGCCCTACTAG
- a CDS encoding ABC transporter ATP-binding protein, producing the protein MLQISDLHVSYGHVEAVAGIDLEVRPGQVSLVLGPNGAGKSTTLNAVAGVVRPARGSVRVGDLDTTGLPAHRVVGAGVALVPEGRRVFAPMTVEENLRLGGHTTAPGRAREVLERIWEMFPVLHERRRGAAGLLSGGEQQMLAFGRALMSDPAFVLLDEPSMGLAPAMVDVVVEKVGLMAESGIGVLMVEQNAEAGLGIASDVTVVNRGQVAFRGTSAEVRADASVLRAFLGESALAEG; encoded by the coding sequence ATGCTGCAGATCAGTGACCTGCACGTGAGCTACGGGCACGTGGAGGCCGTCGCCGGGATCGACCTCGAGGTCCGGCCCGGCCAGGTCTCGCTCGTCCTCGGGCCCAACGGCGCGGGCAAGAGCACCACGCTCAACGCCGTCGCCGGGGTGGTGCGACCGGCCCGGGGATCGGTCCGGGTCGGCGACCTCGACACCACGGGCCTCCCGGCCCACCGGGTCGTGGGAGCCGGGGTCGCGCTCGTCCCCGAGGGCCGTCGCGTCTTCGCGCCGATGACGGTCGAGGAGAACCTCCGCCTGGGGGGCCACACGACGGCGCCGGGCCGGGCGCGCGAGGTGCTGGAGCGGATCTGGGAGATGTTCCCCGTGCTCCACGAGCGGCGCCGGGGGGCAGCCGGGCTGCTGAGCGGCGGGGAGCAGCAGATGCTGGCCTTCGGGCGTGCGCTGATGTCCGACCCGGCGTTCGTGCTGCTCGACGAGCCGTCGATGGGTCTCGCCCCCGCCATGGTCGACGTCGTCGTCGAGAAGGTCGGGCTCATGGCCGAGAGCGGGATCGGCGTGCTGATGGTCGAGCAGAACGCGGAGGCCGGTCTCGGCATCGCCTCCGACGTGACGGTGGTGAACCGCGGGCAGGTCGCCTTCCGCGGCACCAGCGCCGAGGTGCGTGCCGACGCGTCGGTGCTGCGCGCCTTCCTGGGGGAGTCCGCGCTCGCCGAGGGCTGA
- a CDS encoding phosphate acyltransferase, which yields MTVRIGLADAQDARVQEAAARLVAAGRVVPVLVGTAGDDAPPGAERVTAPAGTSPVDHLARLVAEGIVAAGVGGSLTSSAEMVRAGIRRLRRGRLVSACFAIGGPEGRWTTYADCVVVPDPDAAQLAEIAVTAAEHHERTFAERARVAMLSFSTAGSAAHPRVLLVQEATRRVREERPDLLVEGEVQFDVAVDPRVAARKAPGSQVAGAANVLVFPSLEAANIAYKVAERVGGATALGSFVLGLDRPWVDLSRGCSTDDIVATVDLLARAESAHRASDPMAG from the coding sequence ATGACCGTCCGGATCGGGCTCGCCGACGCGCAGGACGCCCGCGTCCAGGAGGCAGCGGCCCGCCTCGTGGCCGCCGGTCGGGTCGTGCCGGTCCTCGTCGGGACCGCCGGCGACGACGCACCGCCCGGTGCCGAGCGGGTCACCGCGCCGGCGGGCACGAGCCCGGTCGACCACCTCGCCCGGCTGGTGGCCGAGGGCATCGTGGCCGCCGGTGTGGGCGGCAGCCTCACCTCCAGCGCCGAGATGGTCCGCGCCGGCATCCGCCGGTTGCGGCGCGGTCGCCTCGTCTCGGCCTGCTTCGCGATCGGGGGCCCCGAGGGCCGTTGGACGACGTACGCCGACTGCGTCGTCGTCCCCGACCCCGACGCCGCGCAGCTGGCCGAGATCGCGGTGACGGCGGCCGAGCACCACGAACGCACGTTCGCGGAGCGCGCCCGCGTCGCCATGCTCTCGTTCTCGACGGCCGGCAGTGCGGCCCACCCGCGGGTGCTGCTCGTGCAGGAGGCCACGCGCCGGGTGCGGGAGGAGCGACCCGACCTGCTCGTCGAGGGCGAGGTGCAGTTCGACGTCGCCGTGGACCCGCGGGTGGCCGCCCGCAAGGCGCCCGGGTCCCAGGTCGCCGGGGCCGCGAACGTGCTGGTCTTCCCGTCGCTCGAGGCCGCCAACATCGCCTACAAGGTGGCCGAACGGGTCGGGGGCGCCACCGCCCTCGGGTCGTTCGTGCTCGGGCTGGACCGCCCGTGGGTCGACCTCTCCCGCGGCTGCTCCACCGACGACATCGTCGCCACCGTCGACCTGCTCGCCCGCGCCGAGAGCGCCCACCGGGCATCGGACCCGATGGCGGGCTGA
- a CDS encoding TIGR03084 family metal-binding protein: MSTPAAVVAGLVEDLRAERDALLALLREQPAHVWSLPTPAAGWSVHDEMAHLAFFDGVTRTCIADPPAFVRFRDEEMGDLQRYVDGVGPQHAHLSGTEVLDWWERESEGLLVAAAAADPSTRVPWFGPSMSLASKLTARIMETWAHGQDVVDALGARREPTDRLRHVARIGVLAFPNSYRTRGLAVPDVPVRVDLEAPDGARWSWGDPTAVQVVRGPAEDFCLVVTQRRHVADTALETEGDVAAEWMTVAQAFAGPPGAGREPGQFPGAARLPASAVATTGDA; this comes from the coding sequence ATGAGCACGCCGGCGGCGGTCGTCGCCGGCCTGGTCGAGGACCTCCGCGCCGAGCGCGACGCGCTGCTCGCCCTGCTGCGCGAGCAGCCCGCGCACGTGTGGTCCCTGCCGACGCCCGCGGCGGGGTGGTCGGTGCACGACGAGATGGCCCACCTCGCGTTCTTCGACGGCGTGACCCGCACGTGCATCGCCGATCCCCCGGCGTTCGTCCGCTTCCGCGACGAGGAGATGGGTGACCTGCAGAGGTACGTCGACGGGGTGGGCCCGCAGCACGCCCACCTGTCGGGCACCGAGGTGCTCGACTGGTGGGAGCGCGAGTCCGAGGGGCTGCTCGTCGCCGCGGCGGCCGCGGACCCGAGCACCCGGGTCCCGTGGTTCGGCCCGTCCATGAGCCTGGCGTCCAAGCTGACCGCCCGCATCATGGAGACCTGGGCGCACGGTCAGGACGTGGTCGACGCCCTGGGGGCCCGTCGCGAGCCCACCGACCGGCTGCGGCACGTCGCCCGGATCGGGGTGCTGGCCTTCCCCAACAGCTACCGCACGCGGGGGCTGGCCGTCCCGGACGTGCCGGTGCGCGTCGACCTCGAGGCACCCGACGGCGCCCGGTGGTCGTGGGGCGACCCGACGGCGGTCCAGGTGGTGCGGGGCCCGGCCGAGGACTTCTGCCTGGTCGTGACCCAGCGGCGCCACGTGGCCGACACCGCGCTCGAGACCGAGGGCGACGTCGCCGCGGAGTGGATGACGGTGGCGCAGGCGTTCGCCGGCCCGCCGGGAGCGGGCCGGGAGCCCGGGCAGTTCCCCGGGGCCGCGCGCCTCCCCGCGTCCGCGGTCGCGACCACGGGAGACGCGTGA
- a CDS encoding acetyl/propionyl/methylcrotonyl-CoA carboxylase subunit alpha, with the protein MITKVLVANRGEIARRVFRTCREMGIATVAVYSDADAQAPFVLEADEAVPLGGATPAESYLRADAVLEAAERVGADAVHPGYGFLSENADFARRCEKAGITFIGPGVEAIEAMGSKLTARDMMEAAGVPVLPGRDLTGVPDDEVLAVAEAIGWPVLVKASFGGGGRGMRVVRAESELLEAIASARREAGSAFGNDTVFLEHYVDEPRHVEIQIFGDTHGAIVHLNERECSIQRRHQKIIEESPSPVVTPELRERMGAAAVEAGRALGYVGAGTVEFLLAPGGDFYFLEVNTRLQVEHPVTELVTGLDLVRLQIDVAAGLPLPPEAFAPTITGHAIEARLYAEDALNGFLPAAGTLHRFEIPEVPGLRVDGGVESGDVVSTNYDPMLAKVIGYGRTREEASARLVRALRGARVLGVTTNRTLLVGILEHEEFVAGRIDTHFLDRLDPRDLAPTPTPAVEGAAVLAVALADQALERDGSRVVRHVASGFRNVRSQLQHRAYAVGDRRFDVGYDLGRRPRFEVDGTALDVVLHRVDPDGVDLVVDGVRRRFDVVRAQGAAYVSWADGTLDLTVVPRFVDKAGALEAGSLLAPMPGTVVRVNVAPGDRVVAGQTVLVLEAMKMEHAIKAAADAVVASVPVSTGGAVDTGTVLIVLEETEEDEA; encoded by the coding sequence ATGATCACCAAGGTCCTGGTCGCCAACCGCGGGGAGATCGCACGACGCGTCTTCCGCACCTGCCGCGAGATGGGCATCGCGACGGTCGCCGTCTACTCGGACGCGGACGCGCAGGCGCCGTTCGTGCTGGAGGCCGACGAGGCGGTGCCCCTGGGGGGCGCCACCCCCGCCGAGTCCTACCTCCGCGCCGACGCCGTCCTCGAGGCGGCGGAGCGGGTGGGCGCCGACGCCGTGCACCCCGGCTACGGCTTCCTCTCGGAGAACGCCGACTTCGCGCGCCGCTGCGAGAAGGCGGGCATCACGTTCATCGGTCCGGGCGTCGAGGCCATCGAGGCGATGGGCTCGAAGCTGACCGCCCGCGACATGATGGAGGCGGCGGGCGTGCCCGTGCTGCCGGGCCGCGACCTGACCGGCGTGCCGGACGACGAGGTGCTCGCGGTCGCCGAGGCGATCGGCTGGCCGGTCCTGGTCAAGGCGTCGTTCGGTGGCGGCGGCCGCGGCATGCGGGTCGTGCGCGCCGAGTCCGAGCTCCTGGAGGCCATCGCCTCGGCCCGGCGCGAGGCGGGGTCCGCGTTCGGCAACGACACCGTGTTCCTCGAGCACTATGTCGACGAGCCGCGCCACGTCGAGATCCAGATCTTCGGCGACACGCACGGAGCGATCGTGCACCTCAACGAGCGGGAGTGCTCGATCCAGCGGCGCCACCAGAAGATCATCGAGGAGTCGCCCTCGCCGGTCGTGACTCCGGAGCTGCGCGAGCGCATGGGCGCGGCGGCCGTCGAGGCCGGTCGCGCGCTGGGGTACGTCGGAGCGGGGACCGTCGAGTTCCTGCTGGCACCGGGCGGGGACTTCTACTTCCTGGAGGTCAACACGCGCCTGCAGGTCGAGCACCCGGTGACCGAGCTCGTCACGGGTCTCGACCTCGTGCGGCTGCAGATCGACGTGGCCGCCGGTCTCCCGCTGCCCCCGGAGGCCTTCGCCCCCACGATCACGGGGCACGCCATCGAGGCGCGCCTCTACGCGGAGGACGCGCTCAACGGGTTCCTGCCGGCCGCGGGCACGCTCCACCGCTTCGAGATCCCCGAGGTGCCGGGGCTGCGGGTGGACGGCGGCGTCGAGTCGGGCGACGTGGTGAGCACCAACTACGACCCGATGCTCGCGAAGGTGATCGGCTACGGGCGCACCCGCGAGGAGGCGTCCGCCCGGCTCGTCCGTGCCCTCCGGGGGGCCCGGGTCCTGGGCGTCACGACCAACCGCACGCTGCTCGTCGGGATCCTCGAGCACGAGGAGTTCGTGGCCGGCCGCATCGACACGCACTTCCTCGACCGGCTCGACCCGCGCGACCTGGCGCCCACCCCGACGCCGGCGGTGGAGGGCGCGGCGGTCCTCGCCGTCGCCCTCGCGGACCAGGCCCTCGAGCGGGACGGCAGCCGCGTCGTACGGCACGTCGCGTCCGGCTTCCGCAACGTCCGCTCGCAGCTCCAGCACCGCGCGTACGCCGTCGGCGACCGCCGGTTCGACGTCGGCTACGACCTCGGGCGGCGTCCCCGCTTCGAGGTCGACGGGACGGCGCTCGACGTGGTGCTGCACCGGGTGGACCCCGACGGTGTCGACCTGGTGGTCGACGGAGTACGACGCCGGTTCGACGTCGTGCGGGCGCAGGGAGCGGCGTACGTGTCCTGGGCGGACGGCACGCTCGACCTCACGGTGGTCCCGCGGTTCGTCGACAAGGCGGGTGCCCTCGAGGCCGGTTCGCTCCTGGCACCCATGCCGGGCACCGTCGTGCGGGTCAACGTCGCCCCCGGCGACCGGGTCGTCGCGGGACAGACCGTGCTGGTGCTCGAGGCCATGAAGATGGAGCACGCGATCAAGGCGGCCGCCGACGCGGTCGTCGCGAGCGTGCCGGTCAGCACGGGGGGCGCCGTCGACACGGGCACCGTCCTCATCGTGCTGGAGGAGACCGAGGAGGACGAGGCATGA